In the genome of Natronomonas salina, the window AGGAGGTGCTGCGGTGCGTCTTCGGCATCCAGGAGCACGAAGCACGGCTCTACATGGAGCTGCTGGAGGCGCCGGACAGCACGGTCGCCGAACTCGCCGAGGTCGTCGACCGCGACCGGAGCAACGTCAACCGGGGGCTGACGACGCTGCTGGAGAAGGACCTGGTGAATCGCCGCCGCCGGCTGCTCGACAGCGGCGGGCACGTCTACCAGTACCGGGCGACGCCAGAGGAGGAGGCCCGCGAGATGATGCACGCGACGCTCGACGAGTGGACGGCGTTCGTCCACGAGCGGATCGACGAGTTCCCGCAGCGGTAGTCACTCCAGCGCGTCGACGCCGACGGCCCCGTCGGACTGGAGCCAGGCGTTGTGGTTCTCGACGTCGTAGATGACGACCTCGCCGTTCGCGAGGTCGAGGTCCGCACACCGGCGCTTCCGGGCCGGGAGGCTGTCGTCGGCATCGTCGGAGCGGTCTTCGAGTGGCGCTGGCATGTGTTGTCAGAGAGCGGTTTCGCCCTACGAGAGGCCGTTGGCGTCGGGTATTGTTAAACGTTATCACGTGTCATACGCGCGTCGGACAGATTTGCCAGCCGTGAAGTGCCGCCGGCCCGAGGTCGGGGTATGAGCGACCAGACAGTCGTGGAGGCCGGCGAGTACACGTCCGAGGAGCTACTCGCGAAGCTCGAGGACGGCGAGCGGCTCGTCGTCCGGACCCGGGTCCTCGGCAGCGAGGAGGAGCTGACCCTCCGGTTCGACGGGGAGACGTACTACTGCGACTCGCCAACGACGCTGCACAAGCACGACGACCGCGACGAGATGCGGACCTGCATGGAGCACTACGGCTACGTCCGCGACGCCGCGGCGTGAGGGCGCCGGTCCCGTCGCCGTGACCGCCCCGCGACCGCAACACGGGCCCGAAACGCCCCCTTTTTGCGACTCCGCGACCGAGGGTCTCCAATGACCGACCTGTCGCTCCCCGAGACCCCCGAGGCGCCCGCCGTCGCCGAGGACGGCGTCTGGCTCCGCTGCATCGAGTGCGGCCACGAGCACGCGCCCTTCGACGACATCGTCTACACCTGCGAGGAGTGCGACTCGCTGCTGGAGGCCCGCTACGACCGCTACCCGACCTTCGACGAGTTCGCGGGCCGCGGCGTCTGGCGCTACAGCGCCGCCCTCCCGTTCGAGGAGGGGGTCACCCTCCCGGAGGGCGACACGCCGCTGCACCGCGTCCCGCGGCTGGAGGACGACGTCGGCGTCCGGACGCTCCGCGTCAAGCACGAGGGGATGAACCCCACCGGCTCGTTCAAGGACCGCGGGATGACCGTCGGCGTCCGCGTCGCCGCCGAACTCGGCGTCGGTCGGCTGGCCTGCGCCTCCACCGGTAACACCTCCGCCGCGCTGGCGGCCTACGGCGCCCGCGCCGACCTCGAGACGCTCGTCCTGCTGCCGGCCGGGAAGGTCGCCGCCGGGAAGGTCGCGCAGGCGAGCCTCCACGGCGCCCGCATCCTCGAGGTCGACGGGAACTTCGACGCCTGCCTCGACGTCGTCCAGAACCTCGCGGACCGCGGCGAGGCGTACCTCCTGAACTCGCTGAACCCCTTCCGCCTGGAGGGCCAGAAGACCATCGGCCTGGAGATCCTCGAGGAGTTCCGCGACGACTACGGCCGGTTCCCCGACCGGATCGTCCTGCCGGTCGGCAACGCGGGCAACACCGCCGCCCTCTACAAGTGCTTCCGCGAGCTCGTCGCGGCCGGCGAACTCGAACCTGACGAGGTGCCGAAGCTGACCGGCGTGCAGGCGGAGGGCGCCGCGCCGATGGTCGAGGCCATCGAGTCCGGCGCCGAGGACACCGAGCGCTGGGCTGAGGTCGAGACCATCGCGACGGCCATCCGCATCGGCAACCCGGTCAACGCGCCGAAGGCGCTGCCCGGCATCCGCGAGACCGGCGGCACCGCCGTCGCCGTCTCCGACGACGAGATCACCGACGCCCAGCGCGCGCTCGCCCACGAGGGCGTCGGCGTCGAGCCGGCCTCGGCGGCCTCCGTCGCCGGCCTGCGCAAGCTCCGGAGCGAGGGCGTCGTCGGCGACGACGAGGACGTCGTCTGCCTGACCACCGGCCACCTGCTGAAGGACCCCGACGCCGCCGCGGCGGCCGGCAACGACCCCGAACCGGTCGCCAACTCGACCGAGGCGGTGCTGGAGCACCTCGGAATCGCAGCGACGGCAGAACGGTAAGCGGCAGGCGGGACAGCAGCGCCGGTCAGTCGGCGGCCTCGGCCGCGCCGGACTCGCCGGTCCGGTCGGCGAGGAACACCTTCGTCGTCGACTCGCCCGCCGCGACCTCGACCTCGTACTCGCCGTACCGGCTGGCGAGGACGACCGTCGCGGGGCCGTCGCTGTCGACGTCCAGGGTCAACTCCGACTCGACGTCGAGGCCGGCCGCCTCGACCCAGAGGGTGGCCTCCGCGACGCCCTCGAGGGTGACCTCCAGGGCGTTCTCCGGGCTGCGGCGCGACCCGGCGTCGGGCGTCTCCCACTCGACGCCGCGGCTGAGGTGCCGCTGGGGCCGCCGGCCGTAGCGCTTGAACGAGCGGGCCTCCGGGTCCGCGTAGCCGTCGGCCAGCGACGTGGCGTCGACGAGCCCGGAGTCCTCGCCCAGCCGGGTCCGGATGTCGGAGACCCAGTAGGCGCCGTCGTGGACGAGGTCGACCTCGGGGTGGTCGAGCTCCGGTACCTGGCGGTAGGTGACCCGGCGGGGGTTCCGGACGACCGTGCCCGCCGAGACGAACTCGGGGATACCGTCCCACCGGTCGCGGTACCCAAGCGAGAGGTGGGTGGCGGCGGGGAACAGGTCGAACTGGTAGCGGTAGCCGTGGCGCTTGAGCCGGCGGGCGTAGTTCTCCGGCGCGAGGAACGGCACCAGGGGGTCCCCGACGCTGTTCCAGACGAGCATCGGCACGTGCCGGAGGTTGTCCGTCACCTTCAGGGCGCTCTCGGGGCTGTCGGTGAAGAGGTTCAGCAGGTCGCCGCCGCCCTGGCCGCCGAACAGCCCGGTGGTGAGCCGCTCCGGCGCGCCGAGCAGCCCGCCGGTGACGCCCTCGACGGGGTCCTCGGCGGCGGGGCCGACGATGGAGAAGCCGCGGCCGACGAGGTCCGGACACTGCGCGGCGAGCATGCAGGTGCCGAACCCGCCCATCGAGTACCCGCCCATGGCGACGCGACTGCGGTCGATCTCGTAGCGCGTCTCGAGGTCGCGCCAGGCCTCGAAGACGTCGAGTTCGGCCTCCCGGCTGTACCACCGACCCGGGCCGCGGGCCTGCGGCATCAGCACGATCGCGCCGGCCTCCTCGGCGAGCGACCGGAGGAGGTTCGGCGTGTAGACGGCGTACTGGGTGTACCCGCAACTCAGCGAGTGCAGCAGCAGGACGAGCGGCGCCGGCTCCTCGAGGTCCTCGGGGACGTAGACGTTGTACGGCTGGATCCGACCCTGGAGGACGTCGTTGTCGACGTCGACGCCCTCGCCGAGGTAGTACCGCGAGGGGTACAGCAGCGACATGACGCCGGAGTCTGGGACGTTGCGCTCGGTGGTCCCCTCGCGGAGCGCCCCGAAGTCGACGTCGGCGTGGAACTCGGAGATGTCGCGGTCGGCCAGCGCGGTCGCCTGGCGGTGCTCCCGCCAGTTCCCCCGGCCGAAGACCCGCGGCGACCGGTCGAGCAGCGTCTCGAGGATGCCGTTGCCGATGCCGGTCACGTCGAGGAGGTCGAAGAGGCCGCGGCCGACGTCGACCGGCCCGACGTTGCTGGCGTAGGGCTCGTCGAACCGGAAGCCGACGTTGAAGACCGGCGGCGTGTCGTGGCCCGACTTTCCGCCGCCCGGCGTCTCCGCGTCGGGGCTGACGGCGATCTGCTGGAACTCGTCGTTCTCGTCGTCCCAGAGGCCGACGACGCAGTAGTGTCGCCACGTCTCCTCGCCCGGTTGGAGGGGCACCTCGACCTCGATCTGGTTGCGTTCGACGTCCACAGAGACGCGGTCGTCGGCCAGCGGCTCACCGTCGAGTTCGGCGCCGGTGCCCCAGGTGGCGAGGCGGTGGTCGACGGGCGCGCCGAGGTCGCCGAGGCCGTAGCCCCAGTCGGTGCGACGGCCGCCGTCGCTCCCGGTGCCGTCCGGGTCGGTGTCGATACCGACGGCGACGGCGGCGGCGTCGGGTTCGAGCATCGTGTTGAGGGTGATGCGGTAGGCGATGCCGTCGTCGGTGGGGCGGGCGCGGAACTCCAGGAGGTCCGCGCCGTTGTAGCCGAACCGGGTCGGGTCGTTCGGGTAGTGGTAGTCGCCGGTCGGCTGCGAGAGGATGCCGCCGAGCGCGGAGGCGTCGGCGGGCGATCCCGCTACCCACGAGCGGGTGTCGGCGCCGCGGTCGTCGTAGACGTAGTCCTGGTAGAGGTACTCGCCGTCGACGTAGGCGTCGCAGCCGGAGACGAGGAGGGGCGCTGCGTCCCAGCCCGGCCCGTTCTCCAGCTGGGGCGGCGTCGGGTTCGCCCCGTAGAGGGCGTCGGGGCCGGGTCGAGGGGGCGAAGGCGGATCGGCGGCGTCTGAACCCGCCTCCGGTTCACGGTTGCCGTGCGGCATACGTCTAGGGTCGCCTGCGAGGCGGAAAGGTGTTAACCCGACGCACGACTGGACGTTTAAGTGTCGACGATGAATGGTGGGTTCGTTTACTGCGGTTGAACGGCGGGAGGGCGGCTCTCGCCGCTGAGCCCGCTCCGGCGGTCGGCCGCTACGCGAGCGGGCCGACGGTGGTCTCGGATTCGCCCTCCCGGAGGCTGACGTCGTGGGTGCCGAACGGGCCCCGGAGCGTGACCGTCGCGGGGCCGTCACTGTCGGCTTCGATGGTGAGTTCCTCGTCGACGTCGAGGCCGGCTTCTTCGATCCAGACCGTCGCCGAGCCGACGCCCTCGAGGTCGAGCGCCAGCGCGTTCTCCGGGCCGCGCTCGGTCTCCGGTTCGTTCCACCGGACGCCCGTGGCGGTGTACGCCAGGGGCTTGCTCCCGGTGGTGGTGTAGCGCTCGGCGTCGGGTTCGCCGTAGCCGTCGGCGAACGAGGTGGCGTCGACGAGCGCGCTGTCCTCGCCGGCGCGGGGCTCGACGTCCGTGACCCAGTGGGCGCCGTCGTGGACCAGCCCGAGGTCGTCGTGGTCGAACTCCGGGACCCGCTTGTAGGTCACCCGGGCCGGCCGCTGCGGGACCGCCGCCTCGGCGAGGTACTCGGGGCCGCGGTCCCAGCGGTCCTGCAGCGCCAGCAGGAAGTGGTCCGACGGGAAGACGTCGATCTGGTGGCGGTAGCCGTGGGACCGGAGGCGGCCGGCGTAGTTCGTCGGCCCGAGGAGGGGCACCAGCGGGTCCGTGCCGCCGTGCCACAGCAGCATGGGGACGTGCCGGAGGTTCTCGGTGAGGCGCAGCGCGTTCTCCGGCTCCTCGTCGAAGACGGTGAACAGCCGGCCGCCGCCCTCGCCGCCGAACAGGCCGTCGAACAGCAGCGACGGCGTCGCGAGCATGTTGTTCGTCGGCGCCTCCAGCGGGTCCTCGGCCGGCGGTCCGACGACCGGGAAGCAGCGACCGAAGCAGTCCGGGTGCTTCGCCGCCGTTATGATGGCGCCGTAGCCGCCCATCGAGTAGCCGGTGATGGACACCCGCGAGCGGTCGACGTCGAAGCGCGTCTCGAGGTCGCGCCAGGCCTCGAAGACGTCGAGTTCGGCCTCCCGGCTGTACCACAGGCCGGGGCCGCGGGTCTGGGGCATGAACACCAGCGCCTCGCAGGTCTCGCCGACGTCCTCGACGTAGTTGGACATCCACACCGGGTACTGGTTGTAGCAGTTGCCCAGCGAGTGCAGCATCGCGACCATCGGCGCCGGCTCCTCGAGGTCCACGCTCTCCGGGACGTAGACGTTGTACGGCTGGATGCGCCCCCGCAGCACGTTCGCGAAGGGGTCGACGCCGTCGCCGAACTCCTCCCGGGACGGGTAGAGACAGGAGACGACGCCGGAGTCGGGGACGTTGCGCTCGGTGGTCCCCTCGCGGAGCGCCCCGAAGTCGACGTCGGCGTGGAACTCCGAGAGGTCCCGCTCGGCGAGCTTCGTGGCCTGCCGGTGCTCGCGCCAGTTGCCGACGCCGAGCACGCGCGGGATGCCCTCGGTGCCGTTGAACAGCCAGAACCGGTCGAGTTCGTCGAGCAGGTCCGAGAGGCTGGACGAACCGAGCGGGGTGAGGGGACTCTCCAGCGGGTTCAGCAGGTCCAGGGAGTCGTCGAGGTCGCCGATGAGGTTCGGCAGGTCGTCGAGGCGGTCGACGATCTCCAGCGGCCCGTCGAGTTCGTCG includes:
- a CDS encoding helix-turn-helix domain-containing protein, which encodes MEPEPDPARFRNLMLDSEPGCEEVLRCVFGIQEHEARLYMELLEAPDSTVAELAEVVDRDRSNVNRGLTTLLEKDLVNRRRRLLDSGGHVYQYRATPEEEAREMMHATLDEWTAFVHERIDEFPQR
- a CDS encoding prolyl oligopeptidase family serine peptidase, with translation MSEESSGGTDPPARETPQAGPDALYGANPTPPQLENGPGWEADPLLFAGCDAYVDGEYLYQDYVYDDHGADTRSVLEQPPDGDHLGGFYSRPTGDYRYPSDPDTYAYNGADLLEFRARSTDDGVAYRITLNTMLEPDAAAVAVGIDTQCGTADETDDDRQRDTDRQSDTGRQTDDRRTDWGYGLGDLGAPVDHRLVTWGTGAELDGEPLDSDRVSVDVERNQIELEAPLDPGEETWRHYCVVGLWDDDNDAFQQVAPDADDERPGGNAQRGGAPPIFNVGFRFEEPMGRNVDLDTLVPRLTTVLANAPSDALDELDGPLEIVDRLDDLPNLIGDLDDSLDLLNPLESPLTPLGSSSLSDLLDELDRFWLFNGTEGIPRVLGVGNWREHRQATKLAERDLSEFHADVDFGALREGTTERNVPDSGVVSCLYPSREEFGDGVDPFANVLRGRIQPYNVYVPESVDLEEPAPMVAMLHSLGNCYNQYPVWMSNYVEDVGETCEALVFMPQTRGPGLWYSREAELDVFEAWRDLETRFDVDRSRVSITGYSMGGYGAIITAAKHPDCFGRCFPVVGPPAEDPLEAPTNNMLATPSLLFDGLFGGEGGGRLFTVFDEEPENALRLTENLRHVPMLLWHGGTDPLVPLLGPTNYAGRLRSHGYRHQIDVFPSDHFLLALQDRWDRGPEYLAEAAVPQRPARVTYKRVPEFDHDDLGLVHDGAHWVTDVEPRAGEDSALVDATSFADGYGEPDAERYTTTGSKPLAYTATGVRWNEPETERGPENALALDLEGVGSATVWIEEAGLDVDEELTIEADSDGPATVTLRGPFGTHDVSLREGESETTVGPLA
- the thrC gene encoding threonine synthase; protein product: MTDLSLPETPEAPAVAEDGVWLRCIECGHEHAPFDDIVYTCEECDSLLEARYDRYPTFDEFAGRGVWRYSAALPFEEGVTLPEGDTPLHRVPRLEDDVGVRTLRVKHEGMNPTGSFKDRGMTVGVRVAAELGVGRLACASTGNTSAALAAYGARADLETLVLLPAGKVAAGKVAQASLHGARILEVDGNFDACLDVVQNLADRGEAYLLNSLNPFRLEGQKTIGLEILEEFRDDYGRFPDRIVLPVGNAGNTAALYKCFRELVAAGELEPDEVPKLTGVQAEGAAPMVEAIESGAEDTERWAEVETIATAIRIGNPVNAPKALPGIRETGGTAVAVSDDEITDAQRALAHEGVGVEPASAASVAGLRKLRSEGVVGDDEDVVCLTTGHLLKDPDAAAAAGNDPEPVANSTEAVLEHLGIAATAER
- a CDS encoding prolyl oligopeptidase family serine peptidase — its product is MPHGNREPEAGSDAADPPSPPRPGPDALYGANPTPPQLENGPGWDAAPLLVSGCDAYVDGEYLYQDYVYDDRGADTRSWVAGSPADASALGGILSQPTGDYHYPNDPTRFGYNGADLLEFRARPTDDGIAYRITLNTMLEPDAAAVAVGIDTDPDGTGSDGGRRTDWGYGLGDLGAPVDHRLATWGTGAELDGEPLADDRVSVDVERNQIEVEVPLQPGEETWRHYCVVGLWDDENDEFQQIAVSPDAETPGGGKSGHDTPPVFNVGFRFDEPYASNVGPVDVGRGLFDLLDVTGIGNGILETLLDRSPRVFGRGNWREHRQATALADRDISEFHADVDFGALREGTTERNVPDSGVMSLLYPSRYYLGEGVDVDNDVLQGRIQPYNVYVPEDLEEPAPLVLLLHSLSCGYTQYAVYTPNLLRSLAEEAGAIVLMPQARGPGRWYSREAELDVFEAWRDLETRYEIDRSRVAMGGYSMGGFGTCMLAAQCPDLVGRGFSIVGPAAEDPVEGVTGGLLGAPERLTTGLFGGQGGGDLLNLFTDSPESALKVTDNLRHVPMLVWNSVGDPLVPFLAPENYARRLKRHGYRYQFDLFPAATHLSLGYRDRWDGIPEFVSAGTVVRNPRRVTYRQVPELDHPEVDLVHDGAYWVSDIRTRLGEDSGLVDATSLADGYADPEARSFKRYGRRPQRHLSRGVEWETPDAGSRRSPENALEVTLEGVAEATLWVEAAGLDVESELTLDVDSDGPATVVLASRYGEYEVEVAAGESTTKVFLADRTGESGAAEAAD
- a CDS encoding DUF7331 family protein, with translation MPAPLEDRSDDADDSLPARKRRCADLDLANGEVVIYDVENHNAWLQSDGAVGVDALE